TCGTCTGTTGGCCGAGATCGCCGTCCCTTCCGCCGATGCCGCGGACGAAGGGGCCTTTCTCGCCCCTGTGATGCCACAAATTCGCGACACTTTTCGAGCCCAGTATGTCTGTGTCGCGACACGGCAGCCGACCGGCTGGTCTTTTGTGGCCGACGCTGGACAGCACGTTGCCCTGCCAACGGACCTGTTGGCCGAAGCCTTGGACCGCGAGGCGACCGGCTGGCGTGGCAATTGGGTGGCCGCCCCGACGGCACATCCTGCCGCGGCAGGATGCGTTTTGGCGGTCCATTTCGCCAGCGAACGTGCGGCCCAAATGGCCCACAAGGCCGTGACCTGGTTCGCCCAGGCGCTGGGGCGAGTGCTCGCCGACGGGCGTGTGCGCCGTCGCGAGCAACGCCGCATTCGGCGGCTCGAAGCGATCCTTGAAATCGCCGGCCGTTGGAACGAGGCCCACGAAACCGAAGCCCTGCTTGTCGACATGGCCGAGGCGGCCACGCGGCTGTTGCGCGCCGACCGCGCCAGCATCTTTCTCTGGGATCGCTCGAACCACACGCTCGTCGCGCGGCCCGCGCTGGGGGTCGCTGGTGGCGAGCTGCGCGTGCCAGACGATCGCGGCGTCGTGGGGCAGGTAGTGCAGCAGGGGGAGATCCGCCGTATCGATCTCTCGCGCGACCAGGAACAGATCGACCGGCAAGTCGATTCGCGACTCGGTTACCATACGCGCACGCTGTTGTGCGTGCCGATGCGCAGCCGTCGCGGCGAGACGATCGGAGCGTTCGAGGTGCTCAATCGCCTCGACGGAAACTTTACCCCAGAAGACGAGGAAGCGCTGGTCGATCTAGCCAGTCATGCCGCGGTGGCCCTGGAAAATACGCGCCAGCGCGAGCGTCTGATCGCCGCGCGGCGCCGCGTGACCGACGAGGCCGCCGCCGGCGTGCGCCTCATCGGGCTCTGCCCCGCGATCGAGGCCTTGCGCTCGACGATCGGCCGCGTGGCCGATACCGATCTCGCCGTGCTGATCCTGGGCGAGAATGGCACGGGCAAAGAGGTCGTCGCCCGCTCGATTCACTACCTGAGCCGCCGCCGGGACGAGCCCTTCATCGCCGTCAACTGTGCCGCGCTGACCGAAACGCTGCTCGAAAGCGAGCTCTTCGGCCACGAAAAAGGGGCCTTTACCGATGCGCACGAAACGCGACGCGGCAAGTTCGAGCTGGCCAACGGCGGCACGCTGTTTCTCGACGAAATTGGCGATCTAAGCCTGGCCGGGCAGGCAAAGCTGCTCCGCGTGCTCGAGGAAAAAGTCATCGTGCGCGTGGGGGGCTCGCAGACGATTGCCACCGATGCCCGGGTCATCGCGGCCACGAATCAGGATCTGGCTGAAATGGTGCGGCAGCGCCGTTTTCGCGAGGATCTCTTCTACCGCCTGAACGTCGTCACGCTGGGCCTGCCGGCGCTCGCCGAGCGCGGCGACGATGTGCTGTTGCTGGCCGAGCACTTCCTCGAAGAGTTCTGCGTCCGGGCACGTCGTGCGCGTCCTCAATTCAGTGAAGCGGCACGACA
The nucleotide sequence above comes from Pirellulales bacterium. Encoded proteins:
- a CDS encoding sigma-54-dependent Fis family transcriptional regulator, with the translated sequence MKWLQHSDAADFGPESAPELARLLAEIAVPSADAADEGAFLAPVMPQIRDTFRAQYVCVATRQPTGWSFVADAGQHVALPTDLLAEALDREATGWRGNWVAAPTAHPAAAGCVLAVHFASERAAQMAHKAVTWFAQALGRVLADGRVRRREQRRIRRLEAILEIAGRWNEAHETEALLVDMAEAATRLLRADRASIFLWDRSNHTLVARPALGVAGGELRVPDDRGVVGQVVQQGEIRRIDLSRDQEQIDRQVDSRLGYHTRTLLCVPMRSRRGETIGAFEVLNRLDGNFTPEDEEALVDLASHAAVALENTRQRERLIAARRRVTDEAAAGVRLIGLCPAIEALRSTIGRVADTDLAVLILGENGTGKEVVARSIHYLSRRRDEPFIAVNCAALTETLLESELFGHEKGAFTDAHETRRGKFELANGGTLFLDEIGDLSLAGQAKLLRVLEEKVIVRVGGSQTIATDARVIAATNQDLAEMVRQRRFREDLFYRLNVVTLGLPALAERGDDVLLLAEHFLEEFCVRARRARPQFSEAARQKLLAHRWPGNVRELRNLMERLAYLATGDTIDVADLAFILSPQGRNVALVDEGVSLAQATDAFQAEFIRGAIARSRGNMSDAANELGLHRSNLYRKMRQLGMPTSGH